A window of Methanomassiliicoccus luminyensis B10 contains these coding sequences:
- a CDS encoding DNA primase large subunit PriL → MDSLHFAKYPFLKDAAEYLKDQGVTLEELLAHDVYRPARTRGKLRVIDALEDGVIHLRPMGSPVERLEEVLSYPMARMFVSCVGDRFLVRRYALAEGVAMCERLEKEELEIVEDVAYQLGVRSSTDGDDLRMHFSDYLRFTSRMRSKEWKLVNTEVKNGRVTLTQTKFARVLQQALQDRIEAELPLPVNDTIVKALGEDLRELKDRTAVKRDQFKANDFGKVSVENFPPCMKHLIGMSQAGENMPHSGRFSLVAFLHSIGLSSDDILALFATSPDFDVSKTKYQVDHITGETSGTEYTPPECSTMKSYGICFNPDNLCNSRYPIKHPLNYYRIKNNPRKPAPKKGPKAAPSSRSSEPAAPQ, encoded by the coding sequence ATGGACTCCCTGCACTTCGCCAAGTACCCTTTTCTGAAGGATGCGGCAGAGTACCTCAAGGATCAGGGAGTGACGCTGGAGGAGCTGCTCGCCCACGACGTCTACCGCCCCGCCCGCACCAGGGGCAAGCTCAGGGTCATCGACGCTCTGGAGGACGGGGTCATTCACCTGCGTCCCATGGGCAGCCCGGTGGAGCGCCTGGAGGAGGTGCTCTCGTATCCCATGGCCCGCATGTTCGTCTCCTGCGTGGGGGACCGCTTCCTCGTCAGGAGGTACGCCCTGGCGGAGGGGGTGGCGATGTGCGAGAGGCTGGAGAAGGAGGAGCTGGAGATCGTGGAGGATGTGGCCTACCAGCTCGGGGTGAGGTCCTCGACCGACGGCGACGACCTCCGCATGCACTTCTCCGATTATCTGCGGTTCACCTCCCGCATGCGCAGCAAGGAGTGGAAGCTGGTCAACACCGAGGTCAAGAACGGCCGCGTGACCCTGACCCAGACGAAGTTCGCCAGGGTGCTCCAGCAGGCCCTCCAGGACCGCATCGAGGCCGAGCTCCCGCTCCCGGTGAACGACACCATCGTGAAGGCGCTGGGCGAGGACCTGCGGGAGCTCAAGGACCGCACCGCCGTCAAGCGCGACCAGTTCAAGGCCAACGACTTCGGGAAGGTGAGCGTAGAGAACTTCCCGCCGTGCATGAAGCACCTCATCGGGATGTCCCAGGCGGGGGAGAACATGCCCCATTCCGGACGCTTTTCCCTGGTGGCCTTCCTGCACAGCATCGGGCTGTCGTCCGATGACATCCTGGCCCTGTTCGCCACCTCGCCGGACTTCGACGTCTCCAAGACCAAGTACCAGGTGGACCACATCACCGGGGAGACCTCCGGGACGGAGTACACGCCCCCGGAATGTTCGACCATGAAGAGCTACGGCATCTGCTTCAACCCGGACAATCTGTGCAACTCCAGGTATCCCATCAAGCATCCGCTCAACTATTATAGGATAAAGAACAACCCGCGGAAGCCCGCCCCCAAAAAGGGGCCTAAGGCGGCACCATCTTCCAGATCTTCAGAGCCCGCTGCACCGCAGTGA